One window from the genome of Terriglobia bacterium encodes:
- a CDS encoding site-specific integrase — translation MNTSLGLAALLERFFTQRLMQQRQASPHTVSSYRDTFRQFLKFTEQRLHKAPSQLNFQEIDAPLVMAFLDHLEMHQGVSIRSRNLRLTALHSFFRFAAFEAPAHSAQIQRVLAIPSKRFTRTLVQFLTRPEVDALLAAPDQRTWSGRRDHAFILLAVQTGLRLSEMSGLQRQDMILGTGAHVRVIGKGRKERCTPIARSTLVVLKAWLREPQRGDGNILFPSARGERLSVHGVQYLLNKHRMTASRVCPSLRDKRVTVHRLRHTTAMELLQGGVDRSVIALWLGHERVETTQIYLEATLAMKEKVLAKTSPPHGRRGRYKPGDRLLAFLSDL, via the coding sequence ATGAACACCTCCCTCGGCCTGGCAGCGCTATTGGAGCGTTTTTTCACTCAGCGCCTGATGCAGCAGCGTCAGGCGAGTCCTCACACCGTCAGTTCCTATCGTGACACCTTCCGTCAGTTCCTGAAGTTCACCGAGCAGCGATTACACAAAGCACCGTCGCAGCTAAACTTCCAGGAGATCGATGCACCCTTGGTCATGGCGTTTCTGGATCATTTGGAGATGCATCAAGGCGTCAGCATTCGGAGCCGCAATCTACGTCTTACGGCTCTGCACTCTTTCTTTCGTTTTGCAGCCTTCGAGGCGCCAGCCCATTCCGCCCAGATCCAACGTGTGCTGGCCATCCCCAGCAAGCGTTTTACCCGAACCTTGGTTCAATTTCTCACCCGCCCGGAAGTGGATGCCTTACTGGCGGCTCCGGATCAGCGCACTTGGTCGGGCCGCCGTGATCACGCCTTCATTTTGCTGGCCGTACAAACTGGCCTGCGCCTCTCGGAGATGAGCGGACTCCAACGGCAGGACATGATTCTGGGAACCGGTGCCCACGTGCGGGTAATTGGAAAGGGGCGCAAAGAACGCTGTACGCCCATCGCCCGATCCACCCTCGTTGTCTTGAAGGCCTGGTTGCGTGAGCCCCAGCGAGGTGACGGAAACATCCTGTTCCCCAGCGCCCGAGGTGAACGACTCAGCGTCCACGGCGTGCAGTACTTGCTGAACAAGCATCGCATGACGGCTTCCCGCGTGTGCCCTTCGTTGAGAGACAAGCGGGTCACTGTCCATCGATTGAGGCACACGACGGCCATGGAACTTCTCCAAGGGGGCGTCGACCGTTCCGTGATCGCGCTGTGGCTGGGTCACGAGCGTGTTGAAACTACGCAAATCTATCTCGAGGCGACGCTGGCCATGAAGGAGAAAGTACTGGCGAAGACCTCCCCTCCGCACGGACGACGGGGGCGCTATAAACCGGGCGACCG